In Edaphobacter dinghuensis, a genomic segment contains:
- a CDS encoding Gfo/Idh/MocA family oxidoreductase, producing MSDIGVAVIGFGLAGRVFHAPFVHAVPGLRLEAIVQRRGDEAAKAYPETRILRSVEEALADPSVQLIVVGTPNETHFTLAKQALEAGKHVVIDKPFAATSAEALELIDLAKSRNLVLAPYHNRRWDGDFLTVRKLVDQKAVGRLVTFESHFDRFRPLPREATWKESGNAANGMLFDLGPHLVDQTLALFGAPQAITASVRKDRDLTEIEDAFDITLHYPRLLAHCRASMLACDAAPRFLLHGTHGSFKKYGLDPQEPALLGGAKVPRMGDAKVWLNEPESEWGVLTVAPNPADPTTLTRTPVRTETGDYRNYYANVRDAINDKAKLAVQPEDAYRVIKLLEMARESSAQARTLAVSF from the coding sequence ATGTCAGATATAGGAGTTGCAGTCATCGGTTTCGGCCTCGCCGGACGCGTCTTCCATGCCCCCTTCGTCCACGCCGTCCCCGGCCTCAGGCTCGAAGCCATTGTGCAGCGCCGCGGCGATGAAGCCGCCAAGGCCTATCCCGAAACCCGCATCCTCCGCTCCGTCGAAGAGGCCCTTGCCGATCCGTCCGTTCAGCTCATCGTTGTTGGCACGCCTAACGAAACTCACTTCACGCTCGCCAAGCAGGCCCTCGAAGCCGGTAAACACGTCGTCATCGACAAACCCTTCGCTGCCACCAGCGCCGAAGCTCTCGAGTTGATTGATCTCGCCAAGTCCCGCAACCTCGTTCTTGCCCCATACCATAACCGCCGCTGGGACGGTGACTTCCTTACTGTCCGCAAGTTGGTCGACCAGAAAGCCGTGGGCAGACTCGTCACCTTCGAGTCCCACTTCGACCGCTTCCGTCCGCTGCCTCGCGAGGCGACGTGGAAGGAGTCTGGAAATGCAGCCAACGGCATGCTCTTTGATCTCGGACCTCATCTCGTCGATCAGACATTGGCCCTCTTCGGCGCGCCCCAAGCCATCACCGCCAGCGTTCGCAAAGATCGTGACTTAACCGAGATCGAGGATGCCTTCGACATCACTCTGCACTATCCCAGGTTGCTCGCCCACTGCCGAGCCAGCATGCTGGCCTGCGATGCCGCTCCGCGCTTTCTGCTCCACGGCACCCATGGCAGCTTCAAGAAGTACGGTCTCGATCCGCAGGAGCCAGCCCTCCTTGGAGGAGCTAAAGTGCCACGCATGGGCGATGCCAAAGTATGGCTCAACGAGCCAGAGTCCGAATGGGGAGTTCTGACTGTAGCTCCCAACCCAGCCGACCCCACCACGCTGACTCGCACCCCCGTCAGGACCGAGACCGGAGATTATCGCAACTACTACGCCAACGTACGCGACGCCATCAATGACAAGGCAAAGCTAGCGGTCCAGCCCGAAGACGCCTACCGCGTCATCAAGCTGCTCGAAATGGCACGGGAAAGCTCTGCTCAGGCGCGTACTCTCGCCGTAAGCTTCTAA
- a CDS encoding tetratricopeptide repeat protein: MLALYWKALSAPFVYDDVDQIVNNPALTSLRLTFHRFWLAPVSFNSEIGGAGSATYRPLYWMSLALDRWIWGLHASGFHLTNLVLHWLNGVLAFLLLRRLRVAPWAAAIAALLWLGLPINTEAVTWISARGYVLCTFFVLLALLAANGFLREGKSRLLLAGYFAASLAALLSHEEGVLVLPLALLVAYATNRLSRRLAGGLVAASILSGLIDIALREAVKTGSGGTGAALWAVGLAFWRYMQWMVLPVHMSVERSTSMPANAASLGTIAGWLGLVALIAAIALLRKREPAVSAGLAWVVIALLPFCGFVTIYQGMAERFEYLAAAGLALAAVALVLGLSGRWRRIAVGLLAIWMIWGAWRTWARVLNWQSPAGLYASSLEATPRSPVLLYNLGLEFRRSGDVLSAAKLYGQAVKLQPRYTRALAGLGDVYIQLGETRDAVNYFERALALNPTDKETVIDLGEALQRMGDKQGAEVQLRKAIALDPSQGEAYTDLGALLADTGRIDEAIQCFQTAIKNKPDDATPYFDLAVMFQQRGQDEVALPFYKKVLELKPGDPDTIRNVSKLHLER, from the coding sequence GTGCTCGCACTTTACTGGAAGGCGCTGAGCGCTCCCTTCGTTTATGACGACGTGGACCAGATCGTCAATAACCCAGCGCTGACCTCGTTGCGGTTGACCTTTCATCGGTTCTGGCTGGCCCCCGTCTCGTTCAACAGCGAGATTGGCGGCGCGGGAAGCGCGACCTATCGACCACTTTATTGGATGAGTCTTGCGCTCGACCGCTGGATATGGGGCTTGCACGCCAGCGGATTTCATCTTACGAACCTTGTCCTGCACTGGCTCAATGGAGTGCTCGCATTTTTGCTGCTACGGCGGCTGCGGGTCGCACCTTGGGCTGCCGCAATAGCGGCGCTGCTTTGGCTGGGGCTTCCGATCAATACCGAGGCGGTGACTTGGATCAGTGCACGGGGCTATGTGCTCTGCACCTTCTTTGTGCTGCTGGCGTTGTTGGCTGCAAATGGCTTTCTGCGCGAAGGCAAATCACGACTTCTGCTAGCAGGATACTTTGCCGCTTCGCTGGCCGCGCTGCTGAGCCATGAAGAGGGCGTGCTCGTTCTTCCGCTGGCGCTGCTGGTGGCCTATGCGACCAACCGGCTGTCGCGCAGGCTGGCAGGTGGGCTGGTGGCTGCATCGATCCTATCCGGGCTGATCGATATCGCTCTAAGAGAGGCGGTCAAAACAGGCTCCGGGGGGACCGGTGCCGCCTTGTGGGCCGTGGGGCTGGCGTTCTGGCGCTATATGCAATGGATGGTTCTGCCCGTGCATATGAGTGTGGAGCGGTCGACCTCGATGCCCGCCAATGCAGCTTCGCTGGGAACAATTGCAGGCTGGCTGGGGCTGGTGGCGCTGATCGCCGCGATTGCTCTGCTGCGGAAACGAGAGCCGGCTGTTTCCGCGGGACTCGCCTGGGTGGTGATTGCGTTGCTGCCGTTTTGTGGCTTTGTCACGATCTATCAGGGGATGGCGGAGCGGTTCGAGTATCTGGCTGCTGCCGGGCTGGCGCTGGCTGCTGTTGCATTGGTGTTGGGGCTAAGCGGTCGCTGGCGGCGGATTGCTGTGGGCTTACTTGCAATCTGGATGATATGGGGAGCGTGGCGGACATGGGCACGGGTGCTGAACTGGCAAAGCCCGGCGGGGCTCTATGCGAGCTCGCTGGAGGCAACGCCGAGGAGTCCAGTACTACTCTATAACCTGGGGTTGGAGTTCCGGCGAAGCGGCGATGTGCTGAGCGCGGCGAAGCTCTACGGGCAGGCGGTAAAGCTACAGCCTCGCTATACGCGGGCGCTCGCAGGGCTAGGAGATGTCTATATACAACTCGGCGAGACTCGGGATGCAGTGAATTACTTTGAACGGGCGCTGGCTCTCAATCCCACCGACAAGGAGACGGTGATCGACCTGGGCGAGGCTTTACAGCGCATGGGCGACAAGCAGGGAGCCGAGGTTCAGTTACGTAAGGCGATTGCGCTCGACCCGTCGCAGGGCGAGGCTTATACCGATCTGGGCGCATTGCTGGCCGATACGGGGCGGATCGACGAGGCGATTCAGTGCTTCCAGACGGCGATCAAAAACAAGCCTGACGACGCGACACCTTACTTCGACCTGGCGGTGATGTTTCAGCAGCGCGGCCAGGATGAGGTCGCGCTGCCGTTTTACAAGAAGGTGTTGGAGCTGAAGCCGGGTGACCCGGATACGATCCGGAATGTCAGCAAGCTGCATTTGGAGCGTTAG
- the xylB gene encoding xylulokinase translates to MFLGVDVGTGGTRAILIDRNGKVIASSSAEHKPIHSEHIGWAEQDPNDWWRAAREAIAGAMAESELAGSEIEAIGLTGQMHGCVMLDANGEVLRPALIWCDQRTQPQCDWLTEKIGFERLIELTANPALPNFTLTKLLWVRDHQPEIFARIAHVLCPKDYVRYRLTGELAMDMQEASGTLLLDVAHRRWSAEVAEAAGIPLQWLPRLFEGPEICAHISDAGAAATGLATGTPVAAGAGDQGAGAVGMGILAPGSVSATIGTSGVVFAATDTPTKDRLGRLHTFCHAAPNRWHVMGVTNGAGLSLRYFRDTFAAASSYDTLSALAANVPAASDGLLWAPYLFGERTPHLDPNARAAFVGITASHTQAHFVRAVLEGVAMSLRDTFTLFQELHIPVESIRLGGGGARGPLWRQIQADVYGQPVELLEAEEGGAFGAALLAGTGVNAWPSVEAACASTIRIAQTIAPQNAAAMNEAYRQYRKVYPALRSLAD, encoded by the coding sequence ATGTTTCTTGGAGTAGACGTCGGAACCGGTGGCACCCGGGCAATCCTCATCGACCGTAACGGCAAAGTTATCGCCTCAAGCAGCGCGGAACACAAGCCCATTCATTCCGAACACATCGGCTGGGCCGAACAGGATCCCAACGACTGGTGGCGGGCCGCCCGCGAAGCCATCGCCGGAGCCATGGCCGAAAGCGAACTCGCAGGCAGCGAAATTGAAGCCATCGGCCTGACCGGCCAGATGCACGGCTGCGTCATGCTCGACGCCAATGGCGAGGTTCTTCGCCCGGCACTGATCTGGTGCGACCAGCGTACTCAGCCCCAATGCGACTGGCTTACGGAAAAAATCGGCTTCGAACGCCTGATCGAACTAACCGCCAATCCGGCCCTGCCGAATTTCACCCTTACCAAACTACTCTGGGTCCGCGATCACCAGCCCGAGATCTTTGCCCGCATTGCCCATGTACTCTGTCCCAAGGATTACGTCCGTTACCGCCTCACCGGCGAGCTCGCGATGGACATGCAGGAGGCCAGCGGCACACTTCTGCTTGACGTGGCCCACCGCCGCTGGTCTGCTGAAGTGGCTGAAGCTGCCGGGATTCCCTTGCAGTGGCTTCCCCGTCTCTTCGAAGGCCCCGAGATCTGCGCCCACATCTCCGACGCGGGGGCCGCTGCCACAGGTCTGGCCACAGGCACGCCCGTAGCTGCCGGAGCCGGCGATCAAGGTGCCGGAGCGGTTGGAATGGGCATCCTCGCGCCCGGCTCGGTCTCCGCCACTATCGGCACCAGCGGAGTCGTTTTTGCCGCCACCGACACTCCCACGAAAGACCGCCTCGGCCGCCTGCACACCTTCTGCCACGCTGCCCCTAACCGCTGGCACGTCATGGGAGTGACCAATGGCGCCGGTCTCAGCTTGCGTTACTTCCGCGATACCTTCGCCGCTGCCAGCAGCTACGACACGCTCAGCGCACTTGCCGCAAACGTTCCCGCCGCCAGCGACGGCCTGCTTTGGGCACCCTATCTCTTTGGCGAGCGCACACCGCATCTCGACCCCAACGCTCGCGCCGCATTTGTCGGGATCACGGCCAGCCACACCCAGGCCCACTTCGTCCGCGCTGTATTGGAGGGTGTAGCCATGAGCCTGCGCGACACCTTTACTCTCTTTCAAGAGCTGCACATTCCGGTCGAGAGCATCCGCCTCGGCGGGGGAGGAGCACGAGGCCCGCTCTGGCGGCAGATTCAGGCCGACGTCTACGGCCAGCCGGTGGAGCTGCTCGAAGCCGAAGAGGGCGGAGCCTTTGGAGCGGCTCTCCTCGCCGGAACCGGCGTCAACGCATGGCCCAGCGTTGAGGCGGCCTGTGCTTCCACAATTCGCATCGCTCAGACCATCGCTCCGCAGAACGCCGCCGCAATGAACGAAGCCTATCGGCAATACCGTAAGGTCTATCCGGCCCTGCGCTCGTTGGCCGACTAA